The DNA window CCACCGTGGAAGTAAAACTTGTTTCTAAAGGTCGTCTGttatgattttttaaaaaagatcGCGGGGAACTGGTCACGTGCTGAACAATGATCCCCTACAAAAAGCCTTCAAGCAGTACAGAAGTGCAAGTTATATGGGCAAGACAGTGTCATAGCCTGTGATATTACGGCTATTTGTATATGGATATCAGTTTGAAGGATCTACCTTATGCAGCGAACATCCTGCACATGTACCTTTTTTAAATGGGAGAATGCGTGGCTTTCAGCGTGAAAATCATGGTAGTAGTAACGGTATtaatagttttaaaaaagaacgTTACAAGGAAATTGTAAAGCATTAAGAAAGTGATCTTAGATATATAGATCATTGTATTTTAAGCGGTTGTATATCGGTCTCTCAAGGGGTTGCTGTACATTTAGGTTCGTTGAGCGGTATGAATTCGAGAGAGAAGCAAGTTATCTTTGGATGCCTTACAACGAGGCTACTGGTTTCCCTATTATTTCCATCTTTACAACAGCAGCTAGATAAAGCGGTTGAGTTTTCTACCCCGGTAACGAGTTTTCGATCGCTGCAGGAGGGTGTGTTTCTTTTACAGAATGATCTGCCTGTATACAATGGAGGTGTTGTGCACCATCTTCCTTTACTCGTTGCATTAATGTCTGTTGTGACCAAAGATTCGTTGATTTCATTATTATATGCTGGTATTGATGCAGTAATTGCGTATCAGTTAATGTTAATGAGCAAGCAGTTCAGTGCTCAACTCAAAATGCCTAATTGGATCCCTGGGGCTTTATATGCCGCTAACCCGCTGGTGTTACTGTCGTGTGTCAGCAGATCTACCGTGACCTTTACAAACTTAGCAATATCTACTGCGTTGCTTGCCGCACTACAGGGTAATGTGTTCCTGGCATCTGTTTCAATTGCAGTTGCTGGTTACCTGTCTTTCTATGCTTCCTTCCTAGCTATTCCGatgttatttattttaaaacggGGCAGGTTGCAGTCGGTCATTacaattattatttctCTGAGCTTGTATTTACTAGCCAGCTAcaaaattaataatgagaattggaatttcCTAAGGTCTACCTATGGTGTTGTCGTCACCTTTAGTAGACTAATTCCCAATTTAGGCTTGTGGTGGTACTTCTTCATAGAAATgtttgaattcttcatccCATTTTTTAAAGCCGTATTCAACATTTTCGCTATTTCATTCATTACCCCATTCAGCATTCGGTTCTACAAACAACCTTTTTATGCATTTATTCTATGTCTGGGGTGGGTGACGCTAACCAAGCCATACCCTACATTGGGTGATGGTGGGTTTTTTTTGAGTTTTGTTCCATTTTTTCAACCGTTATTTGTCTATCTCAGATATTCCATTATATCCATCTTGCTCTTCATTCATGCCATTGTCCTCGCACCTATATTCTACCATTTATGGATTGATTTAGGATCGGGAAATAGTAACTTTTTCTACGCAATTTCCCTGGTCTATGCCTTAGCTCTGGCTTCCGTTGTTGTCGACTTGTGCTGGTCTATGTTGAGAATAGAATACGACAACGGTAACCCAAAGTTAGACGTACAACTAACTCAATTATAGGATATAATGCACAAaattacatatatgtatgtatgtatatatgtatgtatgaGATTATATCTTCTGCTAGTACATACGGGGACATCTTTAATAGTATAGATATCGGAATGATTAGGTCACAACCCCTTCGAACTGAAAAAGTGTCGCTTACTGAAACAACACGCCAAGCTGCTGGACCTAGGGGGGGAACGCTGCATTCCCCAAACCCATATTCCTCGACATATCTCCTCTCCTGCAATCTTACGCAAAGTTACACTATAAATCTACTTTGTTTAGTACACTAACAACTTTTATTACTGTGTCTGACATCGCTCATCGCACCGTGTATCATTACTTTGAGAATCGTCTAAACATCAGCGTTATGCAGAAATCTAGATCTCTAATGAGTTCTTCTATCATCTATTCAGAACTTACCCCACACAACAGAAAACTTCCAATAGATAAATGCCTGAGGTATGATATACTAGAACTCTAATGCAACTACCCCTGTCCCTGTGGTACTAACTGCTTTTCTTCCCCCCAGCTTACACCTACCAACCCCAAACCATTTCTACGCCAACTAGTCGATAAATACATTGTGGTTACTCTAAAGTTCAACAATACAAAGTATAAAGGTAAGATGGTCTCCACAGACAACTACTTCAACATCCAGCTGACCGaagctgaagaatttgTAGGCGATGTTTCCAAGGGCGTCGTCGGCGACATTTTCATCCGCTGCAATAATGTGCTATGGATAGGAGAAGATCTTTCGAAAGCAGAACCGCCGACAGAATAAATCCTTCGTATAACACTGTAGCATAACATTCATTcctcatatatatatatatcaccCTAAATAGATATAAACTTGCCAAATCGGCCGTTCGACCCTCCCATAGCTGCTATAAGTCGCACGGCTTCGCCGCTTATGCTGTGCCTGAAACCTGGCTGCCAGATGGGGATTTCATCAGACACCGGGTAACGCAACGTTTCTGCGCCGCCTTAAAAAGaacataaaaataaaatgggCACCTTTTGGTATTGCCACGACATCATGGTTACCAACTAGTTTTAATACAAGGAATTGGAATTCATAGCGGGATTTGCTTGTCAGTTCAGGATCTCATATAAGGTATAGATATAATGTCGGTTGAAAGTTCAGTTGTTGTGCCTGCTTAccatgaaaaattgaacatcAGGCCTTTGACAACAAGGTTATTTGCTGCGTTGGGCAATAAGGACTCCAAGAAAACTGAGTTGATATTTGTGGATGACAACTCAAGAGATGGTTCTGtagaagaagttgaagaattggcTAAGCAAGGGTACAATGTGCGTATAATTGTTAGGACAAACGAAAAAGGGCTTTCCAGCGCTGTTTTGAGAGGGTTTTACGAAGCAAAGGGAGATTACGTGATTTGTATGGACGCTGACTTGCAACACCCTCCAGAAAGTGTGCCTCAATTGTTAGATGCGTTGAAAACATATCCATTTGTTTTGGGCACTAGATATGCTCCTGGCGTCGGTATTGACAAAGACTGGCCTCTATACAGAAGGGTTATTTCCACTGGTGCCAGGATGCTAGCCAGACCATTGACAACTGCTTCAGATCCTATGTCCGGCTTTTTTGGCTTACAAAAGAAGTATTTGCTTCACGAGGACGCAAGAGGAATCAACCCGCAAGGATTCAAGGTTGCATTGGACTTATTGGTGAAATTACCTCTGCCCCGCAATAATCCTATCGGCGAAATTCCCTTTTCGTTTGGTGTTAGGACCGAGGGTGAATCGAAGCTTTCTAGTAAAGTTATTGTTCAGTATATCCTACAGCTAAAGGAATTGtacatcttcaaattcGGTGTTGTCAACTTGACCGTCGCTATCGTATTATTCGTGGTTGTTGTCTCCCGTATTCTATATGAACTAGTCGCTTATCAGTTCTAATCAATCCCCTCCAAGCAACTcccccaccaccaccaccaccaccaccaccactacCGTAAGCCGGTCCATTCCAATTGCCAAAGAGGTGATGTTTTTCCATCTCGCCTTCTGTTTCCATCCATatggtcacgtgatatttATAACTACACATAACCTTCTATTCCCCGCtgcggctgctgctgtccACCCATGCTGGATATGAGGTGTATTCACTTCTCTCTCTCTAACATACATAACGGCTCCTCTTCCTGTAGTTATGTTGTAAAACCTGAACTATGATAAACATCATCCCTTTCTTAGACATGTATCCCTTTCTTAGACATGCATCATATAACATCATCCTGCATATATAGAAAaaccacacacacacacacacaccaCCCAACACCTCCTGTTCCACATCACCAACTTCCAAACCAAATCCTTCTTATATTCGATTCCGTTTTTGATCTTGGAATCATCGGTCGTTCCTTATGACTCCAGAAACTCTTTTTTAGCCAAAATCCGATTTTCGCACCTAACATCCCTTAACGAGAGATCCTCTTCAAAACTCCAATGTTGAGTCCTCTAATCGGATGATGCACCAATAGATTCTCTTCAATCAAACCTTCCCCCCTGTTAGTTGAATAAATTGAGTTCAACAAGTGCAAATCTTCTGGTAAAGATTTTCTATTTTTGCTATATTCTTTAGAATTTGAggacttttttttattataagGTCATA is part of the Eremothecium cymbalariae DBVPG#7215 chromosome 2, complete sequence genome and encodes:
- the DPM1 gene encoding dolichyl-phosphate beta-D-mannosyltransferase (similar to Ashbya gossypii AEL275C) yields the protein MSVESSVVVPAYHEKLNIRPLTTRLFAALGNKDSKKTELIFVDDNSRDGSVEEVEELAKQGYNVRIIVRTNEKGLSSAVLRGFYEAKGDYVICMDADLQHPPESVPQLLDALKTYPFVLGTRYAPGVGIDKDWPLYRRVISTGARMLARPLTTASDPMSGFFGLQKKYLLHEDARGINPQGFKVALDLLVKLPLPRNNPIGEIPFSFGVRTEGESKLSSKVIVQYILQLKELYIFKFGVVNLTVAIVLFVVVVSRILYELVAYQF
- the GAB1 gene encoding GPI-anchor transamidase subunit GAB1 (similar to Ashbya gossypii AEL273C) encodes the protein MNSREKQVIFGCLTTRLLVSLLFPSLQQQLDKAVEFSTPVTSFRSLQEGVFLLQNDLPVYNGGVVHHLPLLVALMSVVTKDSLISLLYAGIDAVIAYQLMLMSKQFSAQLKMPNWIPGALYAANPLVLLSCVSRSTVTFTNLAISTALLAALQGNVFLASVSIAVAGYLSFYASFLAIPMLFILKRGRLQSVITIIISLSLYLLASYKINNENWNFLRSTYGVVVTFSRLIPNLGLWWYFFIEMFEFFIPFFKAVFNIFAISFITPFSIRFYKQPFYAFILCLGWVTLTKPYPTLGDGGFFLSFVPFFQPLFVYLRYSIISILLFIHAIVLAPIFYHLWIDLGSGNSNFFYAISLVYALALASVVVDLCWSMLRIEYDNGNPKLDVQLTQL
- the SMX3 gene encoding mRNA splicing protein SMX3 (similar to Ashbya gossypii AEL274C 1-intron), producing the protein MPELTPTNPKPFLRQLVDKYIVVTLKFNNTKYKGKMVSTDNYFNIQLTEAEEFVGDVSKGVVGDIFIRCNNVLWIGEDLSKAEPPTE